In the Numida meleagris isolate 19003 breed g44 Domestic line chromosome 5, NumMel1.0, whole genome shotgun sequence genome, one interval contains:
- the LOC110400388 gene encoding carnosine N-methyltransferase 2 produces the protein MEPTSEMKRNRLPSMNFEAEILADPHDNSELYVIPSMRSLTAEEYVEAFQSFLDHSTEHQCMDEFNKEVMPHIMAGLGNGKSTLNILGVGSGTGEQDLKMIQILQAAHPGVLINNEIIEPNPQHVAAYKALVNQAPDLQGVSFTWHQLTSSEYEQQVKEKNTRKKFDFIHMIQMLYRVEDIPNTIKFFHSCLNHQGKLLIIILSDSSGWASLWKKYRHCLPSTDSGHYITSDSITAVLRKLGITYHVYEFPSGWDITECFIEGDPAGGHMMDFLTGTKNFLGTAPAALRSRLQEALCQPECSSRKDGRVIFCNNLSMIVVES, from the exons AGCTGTATGTGATCCCTTCCATGAGAAGTCTCACTGCTGAGGAGTATGTAGAGGCCTTTCAGTCATTTTTGGATCACTCAACAGAGCACCAGTGCATGGATGAGTTCAACAAGGAAGTAATGCCGCACATCATGGCTGG CCTTGGCAATGGAAAATCAACTCTAAATATTCTGGGAGTGGGGAGCGGCACAG GTGAACAGGATTTAAAAATGATCCAGatcctgcaggctgcacacCCAGGGGTCCTTATTAACAACGAAATCATAGAGCCCAACCCGCAGCATGTGGCTGCCTACAAAG CGCTGGTTAATCAAGCTCCAGATCTGCAGGGGGTCTCTTTTACTTGGCACCAGCTTACTTCCTCAGAGTATGAACAACaggtgaaagagaaaaacacacgCAAGAAATTCGACTTCATACATATGATTCAG ATGCTGTACCGTGTGGAAGATATTCCTAACACCATCAAGTTTTTCCACAGCTGCCTCAACCATCAGGGTAAACTTCTGATCATAATTTTGTCAG ACAGCAGCGGTTGGGCCAGCTTATGGAAGAAGTACAGACATTGCTTGCCTTCAACCGACAGCGGCCACTACATCACCTCCGACAGCATCACGGCAGTTCTGAGGAAGCTCGGCATCACGTACCATGTTTATGAGTTCCCATCGGGCTGGGACATCACCGAGTGCTTTATTGAGGGGGACCCGGCTGGAGGCCATATGATGGATTTCCTGACTGGGACAAAAAACTTCCTgggcacagcaccagcagctctgcgGAGCCGTCTGCAGGAGGCTCTCTGCCAGCCCgaatgcagcagcaggaaggatgGGAGAGTCATTTTCTGCAACAATCTTAGTATGATTGTAGTGGAATCCTAG